In the genome of Triticum urartu cultivar G1812 chromosome 5, Tu2.1, whole genome shotgun sequence, one region contains:
- the LOC125510225 gene encoding formin-2-like isoform X1 yields the protein MAARNSSAFASDPVHQAAMAVPKSPVLAADPLHQAAESGGIDGVPGALPTEQGVPPPPLQGTPVMKTAPQQGAYMAAQTPPQGSPVTHPVMQGANTVVPISLREPVITVPPQGRPVMAPLPFPAVPPSFIHDAGYMMGQSLLPAGPQPMAGLQPPPAGYMMGHPLLRANPLPMTVLHLPQAVHMMARPPLPAGPPPLKRHRPDYFDMPFGPRMTGCEQEMAGFDESMGLPYGPYINNEMPSIGSYEPYLPSDASNTLHVEGFPPNCTRRELAHIFRPFTGFCAVRLVNTGYNSRHVIAYADFETPAQAFSAMKSLQGYLFDMHDRYSVKLDLQFLPGPSKSMQVVRNGLT from the exons ATGGCCGCCCGCAACTCATCCGCGTTCGCCTCCGACCCGGTCCACCAGGCTGCCATGGCCGTCCCCAAGTCGCCCGTGCTAGCCGCCGACCCGCTCCACCAGGCCGCCGAGTCGGGGGGGATTGACGGCGTTCCTGGAGCGCTCCCGACCGAGCAAGGGGTGCCCCCCCCGCCGCTGCAAGGCACGCCTGTGATGAAGACGGCCCCGCAGCAGGGCGCCTACATGGCGGCGCAGACGCCCCCGCAAGGCTCCCCCGTGACGCATCCGGTGATGCAAGGGGCAAACACGGTGGTGCCGATTTCCCTGCGGGAGCCGGTCATTACCGTGCCCCCGCAAGGCAGACCTGTGATGGCACCTCTGCCTTTCCCTGCCGTTCCTCCATCCTTCATCCATGATGCCGGATACATGATGGGGCAATCACTGTTGCCGGCCGGCCCTCAACCCATGGCGGGGCTGCAGCCTCCACCTGCCGGATACATGATGGGGCACCCGCTGTTGCGTGCAAACCCTTTACCGATGACGGTGCTGCATCTCCCACAGGCCGTACACATGATGGCACGGCCGCCTTTGCCCGCTGGCCCCCCTCCTCTCAAGCGTCACCGCCCTGACTACTTCG ACATGCCTTTTGGACCGCGGATGACTGGTTGTGAGCAGGAAATGGCTGGATTTGATGAATCAATGGGACTGCCTTATGGGCCTTACATAAACAATGAG ATGCCTTCTATTGGTTCTTATGAACCATATCTTCCTTCAGACGCATCAAACACCCTACATGTTGAAGGTTTCCCGCCCAACTGTACTAGACGGGAACTTGCAC ATATATTTCGCCCTTTTACTGGGTTCTGTGCAGTAAGGCTGGTCAACACAGGATATAATAGTCGACATGTAATAGCTTATGCTGACTTTGAAACTCCTGCCCAAGCCTTCTCTGCCATGAAGTCTCTGCAAG
- the LOC125510225 gene encoding formin-2-like isoform X3, whose translation MAARNSSAFASDPVHQAAMAVPKSPVLAADPLHQAAESGGIDGVPGALPTEQGVPPPPLQGTPVMKTAPQQGAYMAAQTPPQGSPVTHPVMQGANTVVPISLREPVITVPPQGRPVMAPLPFPAVPPSFIHDAGYMMGQSLLPAGPQPMAGLQPPPAGYMMGHPLLRANPLPMTVLHLPQAVHMMARPPLPAGPPPLKRHRPDYFDMPFGPRMTGCEQEMAGFDESMGLPYGPYINNEMPSIGSYEPYLPSDASNTLHVEGFPPNCTRRELAHIFRPFTGFCAVRLVNTGYNSRHVIAYADFETPAQAFSAMKSLQGYLFDMHDRYSVKLDLQFLPGPSKVCCLL comes from the exons ATGGCCGCCCGCAACTCATCCGCGTTCGCCTCCGACCCGGTCCACCAGGCTGCCATGGCCGTCCCCAAGTCGCCCGTGCTAGCCGCCGACCCGCTCCACCAGGCCGCCGAGTCGGGGGGGATTGACGGCGTTCCTGGAGCGCTCCCGACCGAGCAAGGGGTGCCCCCCCCGCCGCTGCAAGGCACGCCTGTGATGAAGACGGCCCCGCAGCAGGGCGCCTACATGGCGGCGCAGACGCCCCCGCAAGGCTCCCCCGTGACGCATCCGGTGATGCAAGGGGCAAACACGGTGGTGCCGATTTCCCTGCGGGAGCCGGTCATTACCGTGCCCCCGCAAGGCAGACCTGTGATGGCACCTCTGCCTTTCCCTGCCGTTCCTCCATCCTTCATCCATGATGCCGGATACATGATGGGGCAATCACTGTTGCCGGCCGGCCCTCAACCCATGGCGGGGCTGCAGCCTCCACCTGCCGGATACATGATGGGGCACCCGCTGTTGCGTGCAAACCCTTTACCGATGACGGTGCTGCATCTCCCACAGGCCGTACACATGATGGCACGGCCGCCTTTGCCCGCTGGCCCCCCTCCTCTCAAGCGTCACCGCCCTGACTACTTCG ACATGCCTTTTGGACCGCGGATGACTGGTTGTGAGCAGGAAATGGCTGGATTTGATGAATCAATGGGACTGCCTTATGGGCCTTACATAAACAATGAG ATGCCTTCTATTGGTTCTTATGAACCATATCTTCCTTCAGACGCATCAAACACCCTACATGTTGAAGGTTTCCCGCCCAACTGTACTAGACGGGAACTTGCAC ATATATTTCGCCCTTTTACTGGGTTCTGTGCAGTAAGGCTGGTCAACACAGGATATAATAGTCGACATGTAATAGCTTATGCTGACTTTGAAACTCCTGCCCAAGCCTTCTCTGCCATGAAGTCTCTGCAAG
- the LOC125510225 gene encoding formin-2-like isoform X2, whose protein sequence is MAARNSSAFASDPVHQAAMAVPKSPVLAADPLHQAAESGGIDGVPGALPTEQGVPPPPLQGTPVMKTAPQQGAYMAAQTPPQGSPVTHPVMQGANTVVPISLREPVITVPPQGRPVMAPLPFPAVPPSFIHDAGYMMGQSLLPAGPQPMAGLQPPPAGYMMGHPLLRANPLPMTVLHLPQAVHMMARPPLPAGPPPLKRHRPDYFDMPFGPRMTGCEQEMAGFDESMGLPYGPYINNEMPSIGSYEPYLPSDASNTLHVEGFPPNCTRRELAHIFRPFTGFCAVRLVNTGYNSRHVIAYADFETPAQAFSAMKSLQGYLFDMHDRYSVKLDLQFLPGPSKVVRNGLT, encoded by the exons ATGGCCGCCCGCAACTCATCCGCGTTCGCCTCCGACCCGGTCCACCAGGCTGCCATGGCCGTCCCCAAGTCGCCCGTGCTAGCCGCCGACCCGCTCCACCAGGCCGCCGAGTCGGGGGGGATTGACGGCGTTCCTGGAGCGCTCCCGACCGAGCAAGGGGTGCCCCCCCCGCCGCTGCAAGGCACGCCTGTGATGAAGACGGCCCCGCAGCAGGGCGCCTACATGGCGGCGCAGACGCCCCCGCAAGGCTCCCCCGTGACGCATCCGGTGATGCAAGGGGCAAACACGGTGGTGCCGATTTCCCTGCGGGAGCCGGTCATTACCGTGCCCCCGCAAGGCAGACCTGTGATGGCACCTCTGCCTTTCCCTGCCGTTCCTCCATCCTTCATCCATGATGCCGGATACATGATGGGGCAATCACTGTTGCCGGCCGGCCCTCAACCCATGGCGGGGCTGCAGCCTCCACCTGCCGGATACATGATGGGGCACCCGCTGTTGCGTGCAAACCCTTTACCGATGACGGTGCTGCATCTCCCACAGGCCGTACACATGATGGCACGGCCGCCTTTGCCCGCTGGCCCCCCTCCTCTCAAGCGTCACCGCCCTGACTACTTCG ACATGCCTTTTGGACCGCGGATGACTGGTTGTGAGCAGGAAATGGCTGGATTTGATGAATCAATGGGACTGCCTTATGGGCCTTACATAAACAATGAG ATGCCTTCTATTGGTTCTTATGAACCATATCTTCCTTCAGACGCATCAAACACCCTACATGTTGAAGGTTTCCCGCCCAACTGTACTAGACGGGAACTTGCAC ATATATTTCGCCCTTTTACTGGGTTCTGTGCAGTAAGGCTGGTCAACACAGGATATAATAGTCGACATGTAATAGCTTATGCTGACTTTGAAACTCCTGCCCAAGCCTTCTCTGCCATGAAGTCTCTGCAAG